From the Notolabrus celidotus isolate fNotCel1 chromosome 12, fNotCel1.pri, whole genome shotgun sequence genome, one window contains:
- the LOC117822857 gene encoding uncharacterized protein C18orf19 homolog A-like gives MIMQRILCNGTLRRVAAVRPLLVGVSVTEPPVAFCCCALRLSIPPPTGRCLLSTSASSKAAHQPKHQPPQEDPQSTSTPSTQEVQKEEAWPEYVEVDPLQDKSIGLVQRFKRTFKQYGKVLIPVHLMTSTVWFGTFYYAAMKGVNVVPFLEMVGLPESLVGLLRDSSSGYALTAYAMYKIATPARYTVTLGGTSLSVQYLRKHGYLSTPPPVKEYFQDKMEETKEKLSEKMEETKERFSEKMEETKERLSEKMEETRDKLTEKIQETKERVTDGKAFFRKKGE, from the exons ATGATAATGCAGCGCATCCTTTGTAATGGAACGCTGCGCCGTGTCGCAGCAGTCCGCCCCTTGCTGGTCGGCGTCAGCGTCACAGAGCCCCCGGTAGCGTTTTGCTGCTGTGCCCTCCGCCTGTCGATACCACCACCCACCGGTCGCTGCCTGCTCTCAACCTCAGCCAGCAGCAAGGCAGCACATCAACCAAAGCATCAGCCGCCTCAGGAGGATCCACAATCCACCTCTACACCTTCAACACAGGAAGTCCAGAAAGAGGAAGCATGGCCTGAATATGTGGAGGTGGACCCCCTGCAGGATAAGTCCATCGGTCTGGTCCAGAGGTTTAAGAGGACCTTCAAACAGTATGGAAAAGTGTTGATCCCTGTTCATCTCATGACGTCCACCGTCTGGTTTGGAACCTTCTATTACGCTGCTATGAA GGGTGTGAATGTAGTGCCATTCCTGGAGATGGTTGGTCTACCAGAGTCACTTGTTGGCCTTTTGAGAGACTCCTCGAGTGGCTACGCTCTGACTGCATACGCCATGTACAAG ATTGCAACCCCCGCCAGATACACGGTCACTCTTGGTGGCACGTCACTGTCTGTTCAGTATCTCCGCAAGCACGGCTACTTATCCACACCGCCACCAGTGAAAGAATACTTCCAAGACAAGATGGAGGAGACGAAGGAGAAACTGTCGGAAAAGATGGAGGAGACAAAAGAGAGGTTTTCAGAGAAAATGGAGGAAACGAAAGAACGTTTGTCTGAAAAGATGGAGGAGACTAGGGACAAGCTCACTGAGAAAATACAAGAAACCAAAGAAAGAGTCACTGATGGGAAAGCGTTTTTTAGAAAGAAAGGCGAGTAG